The Oncorhynchus mykiss isolate Arlee chromosome Y, USDA_OmykA_1.1, whole genome shotgun sequence genomic sequence AAACTGTGCAGCAAGTTGTGATACTGATGTGTCACAGCACTCCAAACATCTCTCCATAGCGTTCCACtctaacagagagaaagaaaaggttttgtgtgggggggggggcataatcTCTGTGGTCTTCCTCCATGAATAGTGAACACTGAGGTGGGTCCGAGGTTATAAAAATGCAAGTTCTGTGTGCCTCTGTGAGTGGTTACTAACTGTATGTGATGCAGACACCTATCTGAGTGcacctgaaacatttaaatatagagggctatgtgtctcaccacttggttattACAAGGCTAACCCCCAGGGAAATCAAGACTTGGCAGCAACAGGGGCTTGATAGTCCAGTGAAAAtgaatgtgtgtttatgtggtgtaaatctgaaaatgAGCAGCTGACATCTTTAGGTTTTTTTAATTaatgcatgtgagacaggttccatgtacaacaagacaggcagagatggagaaaaataacacagaacatttcaattacctctggttatggacacttttgccaCAGTAAAGCTTCCAAGGCCTGTTCCTCAAACCGTGAACATCTGGAAATAGCTACATTTTCGACCCCTTGATCAGCTCGCtctctgaaagtaaagaaaatgtcttattttttgtagatatgaaaacaataactgagatataaagcagcagatgtcatatttcaggatacgtcaatacagcacagaaagcttaacaccagactggtattgtggttgttcattaggTGATGGGAAATATGCAATATGCATACAAAATACTATACTTACCTTCCTTGAAAATCCATCTATACTGCTAAAGATGACAATATTGTATCTTGAAAAAAAAGCATTGGAATCAAAAGTGAAATGTTTAACTTATTAACCTGCTTCGTTATTTATGTATTACCAGTTGATGAAGAACAACTCCAATTTCATACATCATTAAAAAAATGTCTAGTAATGATACCTGCACCATCTACACGCTGCAAACACTCCCTAACTCTTCGCCATTGTACACAATGGTCCACTGCTCTGAGACTTCCTTTGACCATTCTAAAGCCCGCATGGGACATCTTTGCCTTAATGGTCCTGACTTTCTGGACTAACTCTTCATCTGACATATCCAAATAGCATTCCCTGACAGACATATTGTGTTCTTTCATCCTTCTGTAAAAAAACATCTAACCGTTACACTGTCATGAAATATGGTTATATATCGACTATGAAACATATGACATAGCTTGCTTATGAGTTGTCATGAAAGAAAGTTAGAATAATTCAACTGAAAATGGCGAGAACAGGCGATCATAGCTAAATGTTTTTGGTTAGCTTGAGAATAATAATTGCATGATTTATCATTCTACGGTATGCATGTATGTAATATAGTAGAATGTTATGAACATACACTGAATCGTAGAAGCTAACTACTAGCTATGTAGAAGTTTGACGGAAGaacgcccagtgctgcttacctgagatgccttCATCACACAGTCCTTCGTAGGTGTCCGCTATGACTTCATTTGTGTCAGAAAGAAAGGCTGAACAGTATTGGTTGTAGCCAAACTGACAAAATGGAGGGTGGTTGATAGCGAAATATTTtcttttgaaatacattttttgttctCAATATATTTTTGGGGAATAAAATGCATTTTTGCGCTATATCTCAAAATATTTGATtgcaaatgtttttgttgttgctttgaaGCCTCGTTTCTTCTTTCAGACaaattatttttgattgaaaagaaaaaagttgctttcatatttattttttatctcgaCAAAAAGCCAGTCAGGTGGGGAATGACTCCTGGAAGAGGTCGAGGAACGAGATGGGAGTAACAAcaatttgttgcaagttggggaggggggctaatagctgaacattagactattcaacctttactaaagaatagtctaatagccgaactaggtgtgaacccccctcctatcacagaccagatttgccctaacgaccaagggggagttagagcactgattatgcttttgggtcccaatGCACTACTGTGTCTCTACCTGACAATGAATGTGCAATGTAACcttgacaacctcatgaagctggttgagagaatgccaagagtgcgcaaagctgtcatcaaggcaaaaggtggctacttttaagaatctaaaatctaaaatatttattttgatgtgtttaaaacttttttggttactatatgattccatgtgttatttcatagttttgatgtcttcactattattctacgaggtagaaaatagtaaaaaataaagaaagatccttgaatgagtaggtgtgtttttttactttttactggtactgtatatacgacttgcatccttggcacaataaagttcTAGTAcattctactcaatccataggcttcattattGCCATTCAGACTGTTTTGAAGTCGATACAATCAGCTATGATAGCGGAGCACTGAAACAAAGGAAAGAAGAGGAACTAACCACACGGATTATGGAGCTCAGATGTAGAACAGAAATGTAGCACTCAAATGTAGGGCTTCAGTTCAATAGTGCAAGACAAGCTGGTCATGTAATTCCACTGTTTAGGAGGTGCATGAATGAGAGAATTTCTTAAGCCTTTGTAATATTTAGTGTTATGAACTGGTGGGCCCTGTCTACTTCTGCTATTAAAATGTGTCTGGTGATATAGGATTGTGGCCAAAAAGAGTGTGAAGAATATGCAGTGGCATGGTCAACTATAATCTGAAACGAGTGTGGTAGGATCTGCATTGAAAGCAGGGATGAAAGTAAGGGGGTCTGGTACGTGTCCCAGCAAAATACACAGTGGGTGTACGCCGTACAGGTAAAACATGAGTCTATCACAATAATTTAAACAAAATGTCAAGGAAACTGTAGGCTATTACACCACTTATCATTACCGCATGTAAGAGGCAACAAAATGAGTGAATGGACTTGAAAATTGGTGGTATAGCCTATGCTCCAAAATCCGATGTGGCTCGATCAGAACACTGAAATTTTGCCAAGGCAGAGATGGTTGCAGACAGCAGTGGAAGAACACATTCTAGCCTAATGACAATTGCCAAATGTCATtgcactttttggtgttttgtgtaacagatgtctctttccattcacgaCTGTTTagagcagtgcttgacttggactggaattgggtgccggtactgtttatatttcaGTGCAAGATAATATTCTATacgaggaacaggagctcaaacaATACATCATTTGGAGGTTCGGTACTCTGCTCCGGTGAACTACAGCCCAAGTCGAGCATTGGTTTGGAGGCTGGAAATACACTACATTGACCAAAGTAtgaggacacctgctcgtcgaaaacctcattccaaaatcatgggcattaatatggagttgttctcccctttgctgctataacagcctccactcttctgggaaggcttcccactagGCGTTGGACCATTGttgcgaggacttgcttccattcagccacaagagcattagtgaggtcgggcactgatgttgggcgattaggcatgGCTctcagttggcgttccaattcaatCCAAATGTGTTcgaaggggttgaggtcagggctctgtataGGCCAGTCAACTTCTTTCACTCCAATCTTGACAAACATTTTTGTTATGGACCTTGATTTGTTCACGGGGCATTGttgtgctgaaacaggaaagggccttccccaaactgttgccacaaagttggaagcacagaatcgtctagaatgtcattgtatgctgtagaattAAGATATcgctttactggaactaagggaccatgaaaaacagccccagaccattattcccactccaccaaactttaccactggcactatgcagtcgggcaggtagcgttctcctgccagatggtgaagcgtgattcataatTTCAGAGAGTCCAATGGCTGCAAGCTttgcaccactccagccgacgcttggcattgcgcatggtgatcttaggcttgtgtgcggctgcttggccatggaaacccatttcatgatgctcccaacaaacagttattgcactgagttgcttccagaggcagtttggaacttggtagtgagtattgcaaacgagaacagacaatttttacacactACGTGCATCAGCACCAGGCTGTGAttttgtgtgacctaccacttcacggctgagccgttgttgctcctagacgtttccacctcacaataacagcacgtacaggactggggcagctctagcagggcagaagtttgatgaactgacttgttggaaaggtggcatcctatgacggtgccacgttgaaagtcactgagctcttcagtaaggccattctactgccaatgtttgtctatggttgtgtgctcaatttaatacacctgtcagcaatgggtgtggctaaaatagccgaatccactcatttgaaggggtgcccACATTCTTCTGtatacagtgccatcagaaaaGCATTCAGACCTCTTGGCTTTTTCCATATTTTGGTACTCACAACATACACTATATGTGGTAAAAgtggaggggtctgaatactttcggaatgcaCCGTATAGTGTATGTTGCGAGTGGATGAACGTGCATGTGTAGCCTAGTAAAGGAGCCCTTCGAAGTGATTGTTTGACTATCAGATGAAAACataatgactggttgtgtttGCCACAAAAGTTAAGTGACAAATCTTTACGACAAGGCAAACAGAGATCCTATTTATGTTTGGTGCATGTGCACATATAGGAGGTCCAGTATGGGGGTATTGGAAGTTAGTGATAGTCTCCTAGCATATTTAGCAAAACACATTGAGCAAGGCAATGACGTTTGTTGAGTTATCCACAGAAAGAGCAAATGTAACACTTTCCCCCAACAAATTTGTCAATGCTTCACAGTTTTTTCTTTAGTGTGTATATATCCATCTCTGCCACAGTTATCAGTGCATCCTGAGAAATGTTGTTTTGTGCAGAGATTCTATCTTGAAAACATAGGGGAGGATTGGAAACAGAAACTGTTTGAAATGGTCTATTCCTTCTCACAATAAAATGTCAATGTGGATTATTCGTTTTAGTTTTATTCAGTGTTCTATTGTTTATCATGCAAACACCCTACAGTGCGCTACATTCAATCTCTACAAACTCACGTTTATCATACAGTACGCTACCACCACCTAGTGGCAGAAGGTCTTCTTGACTCCCCATTCTGAAACCCTGCTGTGATATTTCTATCTTCCTCTCAGACCCGAGTGGACATTCCGTGTGTGACCAGTGCAAGCCAGAGTACCAGGGACCCAACTGTGACCAGTGCAGGGATGGATTCTACAACGCTGTCAGCATCTGCCTGCCCTGCAACTGCAGCGGGAACGCCGACCCCGGGACCTCACCCCCGCATCTGTAACTCAGAGAACGCCCACTGCCTGAGCTGCGTCTACAGCACCACAGGGAAACACTGTGAGCACTGCGCAGAGGGCTGCGTGGGTAGTGCCATCATCCAGAGTTGCGAAGGTCAGAATCATTTTAGAATAATGATCATCTTCATCTTTGTTTCAATCAAGCACCTTTTCATGAGGCAAACCAGAGTGCTTGAAAGCAATTAACTCTGTCAGAGTTACATTTAACTCTcttactgtctgtgttaaattaaagggacatttcaccaCTGCTCTATTTCACTATACATTTCCCTGAATATGTTCTTAACATATCATATATGTAATACACATTGTGGATTTCCTCACTACACACAAATACGAACGCTTCTGCATCTCACCGCTATCTACATTTCCTTGTTGTAAGCAAACCACAATATTCAGAATTCCTAGCGATTACAGGACGTAGAACCGCCCCGGTGTATACAGTTGATTTGGAGAAATATCTATTTGTATCCAGCCCTTTCAGCCAGAGGATTTTGAAATGGAGCTGAAGTCTCAACTCATGGGGAGCCCAAGTCGTTGAACATTGAAAAGTGATGCTATTCCATCGATTTTCCTCTTCACCTTCAAAGAGGAAGATATTCGATCAGCCAACATCAGCATAGCAGAAAGAAGTTGAGCTGAGGTATCTAAACtaaaatctagctagctagctagctctcacATTAAAAAGCAAATCAATGTAATTAGCCAGATGCTATCTGGCGATGTGATTTGTAATTTCGCAAGCTAATAtgtctagccgtgtctgaatcctggcttaggaagaccaccaaaattctgaaatcttcatccctaactacaacatttttaGACAAGATATAATGGCCAAAGGGGGCGgt encodes the following:
- the LOC118945281 gene encoding laminin subunit beta-1-like, producing MDSTTLSASACPATAAGTPTPGPHPRICNSENAHCLSCVYSTTGKHCEHCAEGCVGSAIIQSCEESNPINIKLSTRNKY